Proteins encoded by one window of Babylonia areolata isolate BAREFJ2019XMU chromosome 8, ASM4173473v1, whole genome shotgun sequence:
- the LOC143285127 gene encoding ubiquitin-like protein 4A has protein sequence MRVSVKVLNGQECSFAVSPSSEVREVKGLVHTLMAIPAGEQKLLYRGKALTDDKLLKDYDIQDGARLTLVVKRCVRDTPSPITPSQTLPTPAPSPAPLPPVWEKLHVFLKRHFKERDADLVLAEFRKSFERGLSQLSLDDIDRFAANKMRQLRQ, from the exons ATGCGTGTTTCTGTCAAAGTTCTCAATGGACAAGAATGTTCATTTGCA gtgtCTCCCAGCAGCGAAGTGAGGGAGGTGAAAGGGCTGGTCCACACACTCATGGCCATCCCTGCAGGAGAACAGAAACTGTTGTACCGTGGGAAAGCACTCACAG ATGACAAGCTGCTGAAGGACTATGACATCCAGGACGGAGCGCGCCTGACACTGGTGGTGAAGAGATGTGTGcgcgacaccccctcccccatcaccccaagccagaccctccccacccctgccccgAGCCCTGCCCCCCTTCCACCTGTGTGGGAGAAGCTGCACGTCTTCCTTAAGAGGCACTTCAAAGAGAGGGATGCCGACTTGGTGCTGGCCGAGTTCAGGAAG AGCTTTGAGCGGGGACTTTCACAGTTGAGCCTGGATGATATTGACCGCTTCGCTGCCAACAAAATGCGTCAGCTTCGTCAATGA